In Quercus robur chromosome 11, dhQueRobu3.1, whole genome shotgun sequence, the following proteins share a genomic window:
- the LOC126705519 gene encoding cyclic nucleotide-gated ion channel 1-like isoform X1 gives MSDHQQGNNERNNNQDHERQITENGRADALNQGITTFICSAYVLVCVFSVLLDPLFFYLPLINESKKCIGIDKKLRTTALVLRSVTDYFHLMHIFFRIRTRYKKEEPPKNCKEAWRRFWPYFLFLIDILVILPVPQVGLPIILSEMRSKKRSSNKVKFLNSVLLFQYGPRILQIYLSWKKLIRSDESVDETLWVKAILNFFLYILAGHVLGAFWYFFSSQRLAACWHIACKNHSGCVDSSFNCDHSFGNLSFISDICPINPPNSTTFDFGIFGESLQSGDLESQDFPQKLFFSFWWGMRNLCSFGSNLQTSDYIWENCFSLCISIFGLLLFIYFLGNLQIYMQRRATKSIIKRDEKKGHKVGGKYEEEKKALEEMMQALEEMKEALKDMIRKHEEENKALEKMKEAFKDMNRKHEEENKALEEMKEALEEMIRKHEEENKALEEMKVVKSSKRRKKQEANIALWLSKEKVPTEMKSDIIKFIHNRFDEDEGVDVENLIPDLPLDLQSNVKCHVCLNLLKNLNIIKKNDLTKHQQLLLNICNSLKPVFYNEQSYIVKEGDPIDAVFLITYGIAWAYPSSNNGEGKHAERLEKGHFFGEELLELLWNPSSVDVYNLSKLPVSSKTLKTHTKVEAFALMANDLKDIDYSMFLND, from the exons GAATAATAATCAAGACCATGAGCGTCAAATTACCGAGAATGGTCGAGCTGATGCACTGAATCAAGGAATAACGACATTTATTTGCTCAGCATATGTATTGGTGTGCGTGTTCTCAGTATTACTGGATCCCTTGTTCTTTTACCTTCCTTTAATCAATGAATCAAAGAAGTGCATTGGGATAGACAAAAAGTTGAGGACCACAGCTCTGGTTTTGCGATCTGTCACTGATTACTTTCACTTAATGCATATTTTTTTCCGAATTCGCACTCGTTATAAAAAAGAGGAACCTCCCAAAAATTGTAAAGAAGCTTGGAGGCGTTTTTGGCCGTACTTCCTATTCCTAATCGACATTCTGGTTATTCTTCCCGTCCCACAG GTGGGACTTCCCATTATCTTATCAGAAATGAGAAGCAAGAAGAGATCTTCAAATAAAGTAAAATTCTTGAACTCTGTTCTTCTCTTTCAATATGGACCTAGAATTCTTCAAATCTATCTGTCCTGGAAGAAGTTGATAAGAAGTGACGAGAGTGTTGATGAAACCCTATGGGTCAAGGCTATATTGAATTTCTTTCTATACATCCTTGCTGGTCAT gTATTGGGAGCCTTTTggtattttttctcttctcaacGATTGGCAGCTTGCTGGCACATAGCGTGTAAAAATCATAGTGGATGTGTTGATAGTTCTTTTAACTGTGACCACAGCTTTGGAAATCTCTCTTTTATAAGTGATATATGTCCTATAAATCCACCAAACTCAACGACCTTTGATTTTGGAATATTTGGTGAATCCCTTCAGTCTGGTGActtagaatctcaagattttccacaaaaattattttttagtttctgGTGGGGCATGCGAAATCTATG TTCTTTTGGTTCAAATCTCCAAACAAGTGACTATATATGGGAAAACTGCTTTTCGCTTTGTATTTCCATCTTTGGCttgttactatttatatatttcttggGGAATTTGCAG ATTTACATGCAGCGAAGAGCtacaaaatcaattataaaacgTGATGAGAAGAAGGGACACAAGGTGGGGGGAAAGtatgaagaagagaagaaagcaCTCGAGGAGATGATGCAAGCACTTGAGGAGATGAAGGAAGCACTCAAGGATATGATCAGAAAACATGAAGAAGAGAATAAAGCACTTGAGAAGATGAAGGAAGCATTCAAGGATATGAACAGAAAACATGAAGAAGAGAATAAAGCACTTGAGGAGATGAAGGAAGCACTCGAGGAGATGATCAGAAAACATGAAGAAGAGAATAAAGCACTTGAGGAGATGAAAG TTGTGAAATCAAGTAAACGAAGGAAAAAACAAGAAGCAAACATTGCGTTGTGGCTTTCCAAGGAAAAGGTCCCTACAGAAATGAAAAGCGATATAATTAAGTTCATACATAACAGATTTGACGAAGACGAAGGTGTTGATGTGGAGAACCTGATCCCTGATCTTCCTTTGGATCTTCAAAGCAATGTCAAGTGCCATGTTTGCTTAAATCTGCTAAAAAAT cTCAATATCATAAAAAAGAATGACTTGACCAAGCATCAGCAACTTTTGCTTAACATCTGCAACTCACTCAAGCCAGTGTTCTACAACGAGCAAAGCTACATTGTTAAGGAGGGAGACCCAATTGATGCGGTATTCTTGATTACGTACGGCATTGCATGGGCCTATCCAAGCAGTAATAATGGTGAAGGAAAGCATGCTGAGCGTCTTGAGAAAGGTCACTTCTTCGGAGaagaacttcttgaattgcttTGGAATCCTTCCTCTGTTGACGTGTATAACCTATCCAAACTCCCGGTTTCCTCCAAAACCCTCAAAACCCACACAAAAGTGGAAGCCTTTGCTCTAATGGCCAACGACTTGAAGGATATTGACTATTCCATGTTTTTAAACGATTAG
- the LOC126705519 gene encoding cyclic nucleotide-gated ion channel 1-like isoform X2, with the protein MSDHQQGNNERNNNQDHERQITENGRADALNQGITTFICSAYVLVCVFSVLLDPLFFYLPLINESKKCIGIDKKLRTTALVLRSVTDYFHLMHIFFRIRTRYKKEEPPKNCKEAWRRFWPYFLFLIDILVILPVPQVGLPIILSEMRSKKRSSNKVKFLNSVLLFQYGPRILQIYLSWKKLIRSDESVDETLWVKAILNFFLYILAGHVLGAFWYFFSSQRLAACWHIACKNHSGCVDSSFNCDHSFGNLSFISDICPINPPNSTTFDFGIFGESLQSGDLESQDFPQKLFFSFWWGMRNLCSFGSNLQTSDYIWENCFSLCISIFGLLLFIYFLGNLQIYMQRRATKSIIKRDEKKGHKVGGKYEEEKKALEEMMQALEEMKEALEEMIRKHEEENKALEEMKVVKSSKRRKKQEANIALWLSKEKVPTEMKSDIIKFIHNRFDEDEGVDVENLIPDLPLDLQSNVKCHVCLNLLKNLNIIKKNDLTKHQQLLLNICNSLKPVFYNEQSYIVKEGDPIDAVFLITYGIAWAYPSSNNGEGKHAERLEKGHFFGEELLELLWNPSSVDVYNLSKLPVSSKTLKTHTKVEAFALMANDLKDIDYSMFLND; encoded by the exons GAATAATAATCAAGACCATGAGCGTCAAATTACCGAGAATGGTCGAGCTGATGCACTGAATCAAGGAATAACGACATTTATTTGCTCAGCATATGTATTGGTGTGCGTGTTCTCAGTATTACTGGATCCCTTGTTCTTTTACCTTCCTTTAATCAATGAATCAAAGAAGTGCATTGGGATAGACAAAAAGTTGAGGACCACAGCTCTGGTTTTGCGATCTGTCACTGATTACTTTCACTTAATGCATATTTTTTTCCGAATTCGCACTCGTTATAAAAAAGAGGAACCTCCCAAAAATTGTAAAGAAGCTTGGAGGCGTTTTTGGCCGTACTTCCTATTCCTAATCGACATTCTGGTTATTCTTCCCGTCCCACAG GTGGGACTTCCCATTATCTTATCAGAAATGAGAAGCAAGAAGAGATCTTCAAATAAAGTAAAATTCTTGAACTCTGTTCTTCTCTTTCAATATGGACCTAGAATTCTTCAAATCTATCTGTCCTGGAAGAAGTTGATAAGAAGTGACGAGAGTGTTGATGAAACCCTATGGGTCAAGGCTATATTGAATTTCTTTCTATACATCCTTGCTGGTCAT gTATTGGGAGCCTTTTggtattttttctcttctcaacGATTGGCAGCTTGCTGGCACATAGCGTGTAAAAATCATAGTGGATGTGTTGATAGTTCTTTTAACTGTGACCACAGCTTTGGAAATCTCTCTTTTATAAGTGATATATGTCCTATAAATCCACCAAACTCAACGACCTTTGATTTTGGAATATTTGGTGAATCCCTTCAGTCTGGTGActtagaatctcaagattttccacaaaaattattttttagtttctgGTGGGGCATGCGAAATCTATG TTCTTTTGGTTCAAATCTCCAAACAAGTGACTATATATGGGAAAACTGCTTTTCGCTTTGTATTTCCATCTTTGGCttgttactatttatatatttcttggGGAATTTGCAG ATTTACATGCAGCGAAGAGCtacaaaatcaattataaaacgTGATGAGAAGAAGGGACACAAGGTGGGGGGAAAGtatgaagaagagaagaaagcaCTCGAGGAGATGATGCAAGCACTTGAGGAGATGAAGGAAGCACTC GAGGAGATGATCAGAAAACATGAAGAAGAGAATAAAGCACTTGAGGAGATGAAAG TTGTGAAATCAAGTAAACGAAGGAAAAAACAAGAAGCAAACATTGCGTTGTGGCTTTCCAAGGAAAAGGTCCCTACAGAAATGAAAAGCGATATAATTAAGTTCATACATAACAGATTTGACGAAGACGAAGGTGTTGATGTGGAGAACCTGATCCCTGATCTTCCTTTGGATCTTCAAAGCAATGTCAAGTGCCATGTTTGCTTAAATCTGCTAAAAAAT cTCAATATCATAAAAAAGAATGACTTGACCAAGCATCAGCAACTTTTGCTTAACATCTGCAACTCACTCAAGCCAGTGTTCTACAACGAGCAAAGCTACATTGTTAAGGAGGGAGACCCAATTGATGCGGTATTCTTGATTACGTACGGCATTGCATGGGCCTATCCAAGCAGTAATAATGGTGAAGGAAAGCATGCTGAGCGTCTTGAGAAAGGTCACTTCTTCGGAGaagaacttcttgaattgcttTGGAATCCTTCCTCTGTTGACGTGTATAACCTATCCAAACTCCCGGTTTCCTCCAAAACCCTCAAAACCCACACAAAAGTGGAAGCCTTTGCTCTAATGGCCAACGACTTGAAGGATATTGACTATTCCATGTTTTTAAACGATTAG